From Streptosporangium album, the proteins below share one genomic window:
- a CDS encoding sodium-translocating pyrophosphatase, with product MSVLHLAVAEEPAVSLSGSHFTIVIVVAVVALLALAVAAVLVREVLAADQGTERMQNIARAVQEGASAYLARQFRTLAVFVVLIPFLLYLLPAESTGVAIGRSVFFVVGAVFSALTGFIGMWLAVRGNVRVAAAARESGEKVAMRIAFRTGGVAGMITVGLGLLGAAIVVILYGGDAPAVLEGFGFGAALLAMFMRVGGGIFTKAADVGADLVGKVEQGIPEDDPRNAATIADNVGDNVGDCAGMAADLFESYAVMLVASLILGRVAFGTEGLVFPLIVPMIGVITAIIGIFATAPRSGDRSGMAAINRGFFISAVISAVLVAGAAFFYLPSSFAGLTGVSPEIAGITSDPRLIAVGAVLIGLVLASVIQVLTGYFTETNRRPVRDIGESARTGPATVILSGISVGLESAVYSALVIGAAVYGAFLLGFGNVTIALFAVALAGTGLLTTVGVIVSMDTFGPVSDNAQGIAEMSGDVDGEGARVLTSLDAVGNTTKAITKGIAIATAVLAATALFGAFRTAIETQLAKASAGVKDALGSFSTFSLSVDSPNVLVGLIVGAAVVFMFSGLAIMAVGRAAGRVVFEVREQFRTKPGIMAGTELPDYGRVVDICTRDSLRELATPGLLAVLTPIAVGFALGYAPLGAFLAGAIACGTLMAVFLANSGGAWDNAKKLVEDGHHGGKGSSAHEATIIGDTVGDPFKDTAGPAINPLLKVMNLVALLIAPAVVTYADNGLLRIGVTVVAVGVVVAAVVISKRRSASIAPTEENNAEREREPVSN from the coding sequence CCATTGTGATCGTCGTGGCCGTTGTGGCCTTGCTCGCACTCGCCGTCGCGGCCGTGCTCGTGCGGGAGGTGCTCGCCGCCGACCAAGGCACCGAGCGTATGCAGAACATCGCGCGTGCCGTACAGGAAGGGGCCTCCGCGTACCTGGCGCGGCAGTTCCGGACGCTCGCGGTATTCGTCGTTCTGATCCCTTTCTTGCTCTATCTACTCCCTGCCGAGTCGACCGGTGTGGCCATCGGTCGATCGGTCTTCTTCGTGGTCGGCGCGGTTTTCTCCGCACTGACCGGCTTCATCGGCATGTGGCTCGCGGTCCGCGGAAACGTCCGCGTCGCCGCGGCCGCACGTGAGTCGGGCGAAAAGGTCGCGATGCGGATCGCCTTCCGCACCGGTGGCGTGGCCGGCATGATCACCGTCGGCCTCGGCCTGCTCGGCGCCGCCATCGTGGTGATCCTCTACGGTGGCGACGCCCCCGCGGTTCTGGAGGGCTTCGGTTTCGGCGCCGCTCTGCTCGCCATGTTCATGCGGGTCGGCGGCGGCATCTTCACCAAGGCCGCCGACGTCGGCGCCGACCTGGTCGGCAAGGTCGAGCAGGGCATCCCCGAAGACGACCCGCGCAACGCCGCCACCATCGCCGACAACGTGGGCGACAACGTCGGCGACTGCGCGGGCATGGCCGCCGACCTGTTCGAGTCCTACGCGGTCATGCTGGTGGCCAGCCTGATCCTGGGCAGGGTGGCGTTCGGCACCGAAGGCCTGGTGTTCCCGCTGATCGTGCCGATGATCGGTGTGATCACCGCCATCATCGGCATCTTCGCCACCGCTCCGCGCAGTGGCGACCGCTCCGGCATGGCCGCGATCAACCGCGGTTTCTTCATCTCCGCGGTGATCTCGGCGGTCCTCGTCGCCGGGGCCGCCTTCTTCTACCTGCCGAGCAGCTTCGCGGGCCTGACCGGGGTGAGCCCGGAGATCGCCGGGATCACCTCCGACCCGCGCCTGATCGCCGTCGGGGCGGTGCTCATCGGTTTGGTGCTGGCCAGTGTCATCCAGGTCCTCACCGGCTACTTCACCGAGACGAACCGCCGTCCGGTGCGGGACATCGGGGAGAGCGCCCGCACCGGCCCCGCCACGGTCATCCTGTCCGGCATCAGCGTCGGCCTGGAGTCGGCGGTCTACTCGGCGCTGGTCATCGGTGCGGCCGTCTACGGGGCGTTCCTGCTGGGCTTCGGCAACGTCACCATCGCCCTGTTCGCCGTCGCCCTGGCGGGCACCGGCCTGCTGACCACGGTCGGCGTGATCGTGTCGATGGACACCTTCGGCCCGGTCTCCGACAACGCCCAGGGCATCGCCGAGATGTCCGGGGACGTCGACGGGGAGGGTGCCCGGGTGCTCACGTCGCTGGACGCCGTGGGCAACACCACCAAGGCCATCACCAAGGGCATCGCGATCGCGACGGCCGTGCTCGCCGCGACGGCGCTGTTCGGCGCCTTCCGGACGGCGATCGAGACCCAGCTCGCCAAGGCGTCCGCGGGTGTCAAGGACGCGCTGGGCTCCTTCAGCACGTTCAGCCTGAGCGTCGACTCCCCGAACGTGCTGGTCGGGCTGATCGTCGGCGCGGCGGTGGTGTTCATGTTCTCCGGCCTGGCCATCATGGCGGTCGGCCGGGCGGCCGGGCGGGTGGTCTTCGAGGTGCGCGAGCAGTTCCGCACCAAGCCGGGGATCATGGCCGGCACGGAGCTGCCCGACTACGGCAGGGTCGTCGACATCTGCACCCGTGACTCGTTGCGGGAGCTGGCCACGCCGGGTCTGCTCGCCGTACTCACCCCGATCGCGGTCGGCTTCGCCCTTGGATACGCGCCGCTCGGGGCGTTCCTCGCCGGTGCCATCGCCTGCGGAACGCTGATGGCGGTCTTCCTGGCCAACTCCGGCGGCGCCTGGGACAACGCCAAGAAGCTGGTCGAGGACGGCCACCACGGAGGCAAGGGCTCATCGGCCCATGAGGCGACCATCATCGGTGACACCGTCGGTGACCCGTTCAAGGACACCGCGGGTCCGGCGATCAACCCGCTGCTGAAGGTGATGAACCTGGTGGCGCTGCTGATCGCTCCGGCCGTGGTGACCTACGCCGACAACGGGCTGCTGCGGATCGGCGTCACCGTGGTCGCGGTCGGCGTCGTCGTCGCCGCGGTGGTCATCTCCAAGCGTCGTTCGGCGAGCATCGCCCCGACGGAGGAGAACAACGCCGAGCGCGAGCGCGAGCCCGTCTCGAACTGA
- a CDS encoding SixA phosphatase family protein — protein MTTRTLIVLRHAKAVHVPGLADRERPLTARGEHDARRAGEALTGMDLRPDLVLCSPSTRTRQTAGLALPDADIVIEPGIYEAYPDELLALIRQSAPEVRTLALVGHNPGVHELVMGLTARDGDSGFPPGAFAVIEAEGEWAEFDAGRGVSRWSPKDD, from the coding sequence ATGACGACCCGCACGCTGATCGTGCTGCGGCACGCCAAGGCGGTCCACGTGCCGGGTCTCGCCGACCGGGAACGCCCCCTCACCGCGAGGGGCGAGCACGACGCCCGCAGGGCCGGCGAGGCGCTCACCGGTATGGATCTCCGGCCTGACCTGGTGCTCTGCTCGCCGTCGACGCGGACCAGGCAGACCGCGGGCCTGGCGCTGCCCGACGCCGACATCGTGATCGAGCCGGGCATCTACGAGGCCTACCCCGACGAGCTCCTCGCGCTGATCCGGCAGAGCGCTCCGGAGGTCCGCACGCTGGCCCTGGTCGGCCACAATCCCGGGGTCCACGAGCTGGTCATGGGCCTCACCGCGAGGGACGGCGACTCAGGCTTCCCGCCCGGCGCGTTCGCCGTGATCGAGGCGGAGGGCGAGTGGGCCGAATTCGACGCCGGACGCGGCGTCTCCCGCTGGAGCCCGAAAGATGACTGA
- a CDS encoding transposase — translation MPTIAAAREVTEHIGASGRSHLRPLIDFRAGLHRLLWRRADALFELTDALLCAQGPVRSPVELSMEPEFRRGHGSVYAALDQGRIDAGGLRRLLLGVSAAARPGEPLMFALDITPDARPDAEYADERVMVQVRGKGGDKFLPGWPYSLLVGVQWGDSSWVDPIEARRLRPSQEHTDVTIEQITGLLADLESTGRLTGGDPPPLIMLDAGNYATDISHALTGRHVQVLVRLRATRVFYADPEPRRPGEMGAGKRHGQEFSCSDAAKRYAPDIDLAAGSARYGTVRVRAWKGLHQKLTRTGRWAGHPADERLPIVRGTVLQIVVDRLPDGRKPTKDLWLWHAGPVEVDLDLVDLLWKAYLRRFDQEHFHRFAKVYLGMARAHLSSAQATDRWMHLIMAAYAQLRLASPHVDDLRRPWHPRPEPGRPLSPYRVRLGFRRLRAKLGTPAGSPKLTRPGPGRPKGSRNRPKDKRPPYRKTVTTGNEHRE, via the coding sequence ATGCCGACTATCGCAGCAGCGCGCGAGGTGACGGAGCACATTGGGGCATCCGGTCGGTCACATCTTCGTCCCCTGATCGATTTCCGGGCCGGCCTCCACCGGCTCTTGTGGCGCCGGGCGGACGCGTTGTTCGAGCTCACCGATGCGTTGCTGTGCGCGCAGGGGCCGGTGCGCTCGCCGGTGGAGTTGTCGATGGAGCCGGAGTTCCGCCGCGGGCACGGCTCGGTCTACGCCGCTTTGGATCAGGGCCGGATCGACGCGGGCGGGCTGCGGCGCCTGCTGCTCGGGGTGTCTGCCGCGGCCCGGCCGGGCGAGCCGTTGATGTTCGCGCTGGACATCACGCCGGACGCGCGGCCCGACGCCGAATATGCCGACGAGCGGGTGATGGTGCAGGTACGCGGCAAGGGCGGCGACAAGTTCCTGCCCGGCTGGCCCTACAGCCTGCTGGTGGGTGTGCAGTGGGGAGACTCCTCATGGGTGGACCCGATCGAGGCGCGCCGGCTGCGGCCGAGCCAGGAGCACACCGATGTCACCATCGAGCAGATCACCGGCCTGCTGGCGGACCTGGAGTCGACCGGCCGGCTCACCGGGGGCGATCCGCCGCCGCTGATCATGCTGGACGCCGGGAACTACGCCACCGACATCTCCCACGCGCTGACCGGTCGGCACGTTCAGGTCCTGGTTCGGCTGCGCGCCACCCGCGTCTTCTACGCCGACCCCGAACCCCGGCGACCTGGCGAAATGGGCGCGGGTAAGCGTCACGGCCAGGAGTTCTCCTGCTCGGATGCGGCCAAGCGGTATGCCCCGGACATCGACCTGGCCGCAGGATCGGCCCGGTACGGCACCGTGAGGGTACGCGCGTGGAAGGGCCTGCATCAAAAGCTCACCCGCACCGGTCGCTGGGCCGGTCACCCCGCCGATGAGCGGCTGCCCATCGTGCGCGGTACCGTCCTGCAGATCGTCGTGGACCGGCTGCCCGACGGCCGCAAGCCCACCAAAGATCTCTGGCTGTGGCATGCCGGGCCCGTCGAGGTCGATCTGGATCTGGTGGATCTGCTGTGGAAGGCCTACCTGCGTCGCTTCGACCAAGAGCATTTCCACCGGTTCGCCAAGGTCTACCTGGGCATGGCCCGCGCCCACCTTTCCTCCGCGCAGGCCACCGACCGCTGGATGCATCTGATCATGGCCGCCTACGCCCAACTCCGGCTGGCCAGCCCGCACGTCGATGACCTGCGCCGCCCCTGGCATCCACGCCCCGAACCGGGAAGGCCGCTCAGCCCGTACCGGGTCCGCCTCGGCTTTCGCCGTCTCCGTGCGAAATTGGGGACGCCCGCCGGCTCGCCGAAACTCACCCGACCCGGACCCGGACGCCCAAAAGGATCAAGGAACCGGCCGAAGGACAAGCGTCCGCCCTACCGAAAGACCGTAACGACCGGCAACGAACACCGAGAGTGA
- a CDS encoding FUSC family protein — protein MRKITEALRGDFVISRRPAWGYGLLCALGICLPLLFGVVSGHVPQGAAVALGGYLTTFGDAPGLPYGERIRKLLVATLLVTLGSGLGALIQPYPWPAVAVMGLVAMASAYWPVISISSVLAVALSYFSPASMSAPAHMGVTAAGGLLMTLLLVGLWPVRRLRPLRVAFEEAGEALAGLLEAAGRDQLSDESREALRRRAVTARDDAAKAFSRYWISEEDSRALERLLATLTRIFHETVALRVLRAAAVQTDIRTEWTAELDEATGALARALREAVTTGCSTAVPAALSAMGRFTERVEEIRLSAHAGGAPLPAAVLLGQIRRCLDRIGMAVRSVAQQAAEGVEIGPRLPRFGRLRKPVFSSGPHPLRLGLAVTLAMALMLLAHEHYAKWFVVTVIVSLRPAYRDTVERVVLRATGTAVGATGAAVVLAVAPGQYYLIVFITACAALGFAFRGASYGYWTIFATPLSLMLSDFSLRLDWAAAALRVVLTIAGGALALLFARLLWPRGQRAELNGRMAEMLEEHAALVRSLADQEPDEVRARTFSAAEAADRFSDSLDQLDKEPGGSAPQRLRDAVPVARRLRDNVLALSALPPPGEESGPTATILDMVADRLENVAEAVGTERPAAPADDLDGVLDELGEHVDVLSARRLDEVAEGAADEMTGVRRGIRHAAAAQPALKGLSAEALRLASLIAPRR, from the coding sequence ATGCGGAAGATCACCGAGGCGCTGCGAGGCGACTTTGTGATCTCCCGACGCCCGGCCTGGGGGTACGGCCTGCTGTGCGCGCTGGGCATCTGTCTTCCGCTGCTGTTCGGAGTCGTGTCCGGCCACGTCCCCCAGGGCGCGGCGGTGGCGTTGGGGGGCTATCTCACGACCTTCGGGGACGCCCCCGGCCTGCCGTACGGCGAGCGCATCCGCAAGCTGCTCGTGGCCACGCTCCTGGTCACGTTGGGCTCCGGCCTCGGTGCGCTGATCCAGCCCTACCCCTGGCCGGCCGTCGCCGTGATGGGCCTGGTCGCCATGGCGAGCGCCTACTGGCCGGTGATCAGCATTTCCTCGGTGCTCGCCGTGGCCCTGAGCTACTTCTCCCCGGCGAGCATGAGCGCGCCGGCTCACATGGGGGTCACGGCGGCCGGCGGGCTGTTGATGACACTGCTCCTTGTCGGGCTCTGGCCGGTACGCCGTCTCCGGCCGCTCCGCGTGGCCTTCGAGGAGGCCGGTGAGGCACTCGCCGGCCTGCTGGAGGCCGCAGGCCGGGACCAGCTCTCCGACGAGAGCCGGGAGGCGCTGCGCCGCCGTGCGGTCACCGCGCGGGACGACGCGGCCAAGGCCTTCTCCCGCTACTGGATCTCGGAGGAGGACAGCCGGGCCCTGGAACGGCTGCTGGCCACGCTGACCCGCATCTTCCACGAGACCGTCGCCCTGCGGGTGCTGCGGGCGGCGGCCGTACAGACGGACATCCGCACGGAGTGGACCGCGGAGCTCGACGAGGCGACCGGCGCACTGGCCCGCGCACTGCGGGAGGCCGTGACGACCGGCTGCTCGACCGCGGTGCCCGCGGCACTGAGCGCCATGGGGCGGTTCACCGAGCGGGTCGAGGAGATCCGGCTGTCGGCTCACGCGGGCGGCGCGCCGCTGCCCGCGGCGGTGCTCCTCGGGCAGATCCGCCGATGTCTGGACCGGATCGGGATGGCGGTGCGGTCGGTGGCGCAGCAGGCGGCCGAGGGGGTCGAGATCGGACCGCGCCTGCCCCGGTTCGGCCGGCTGCGCAAGCCGGTGTTCTCGTCCGGTCCTCATCCGCTGCGGCTGGGCCTCGCGGTGACGCTGGCCATGGCACTGATGTTGCTGGCTCACGAGCACTACGCGAAGTGGTTCGTGGTGACCGTGATCGTCAGCCTCCGGCCGGCCTATCGCGACACCGTGGAGCGGGTGGTGCTGCGCGCGACCGGCACGGCGGTGGGTGCGACGGGCGCGGCGGTGGTGCTGGCGGTCGCGCCGGGTCAGTACTACCTGATCGTGTTCATCACGGCCTGCGCGGCGCTGGGGTTCGCGTTCCGGGGAGCCAGCTACGGCTACTGGACGATCTTCGCCACGCCGCTGTCGCTCATGCTGTCGGACTTCTCCCTGCGGCTCGACTGGGCCGCGGCGGCCCTACGGGTGGTCCTCACGATCGCGGGTGGGGCACTGGCGCTGCTCTTCGCCCGGCTGCTGTGGCCCAGGGGACAGCGGGCGGAGCTGAACGGCAGGATGGCGGAAATGCTCGAGGAGCACGCGGCCCTGGTGCGGTCTCTGGCCGACCAGGAGCCTGACGAGGTACGCGCCCGGACCTTCTCGGCGGCCGAGGCCGCCGACCGGTTCTCCGACTCCCTGGATCAGCTGGACAAGGAGCCGGGAGGCAGCGCGCCGCAGCGGCTCAGGGACGCCGTGCCCGTCGCCCGGCGGCTGCGTGACAACGTGCTCGCCCTGTCCGCCCTGCCGCCTCCGGGTGAGGAGTCCGGGCCCACGGCGACGATTCTCGACATGGTCGCCGACCGGCTGGAGAACGTCGCCGAAGCGGTCGGCACGGAGCGCCCGGCGGCGCCGGCCGACGATCTGGACGGCGTCCTGGACGAGCTCGGTGAGCACGTGGACGTGCTCTCCGCCCGACGCCTGGACGAGGTGGCCGAGGGGGCGGCCGACGAGATGACAGGGGTGCGTCGCGGGATCAGGCACGCGGCCGCCGCACAACCCGCCCTGAAGGGGCTCAGCGCCGAGGCGCTCCGGCTGGCCTCGCTCATCGCTCCACGACGGTGA
- the serB gene encoding phosphoserine phosphatase SerB, with the protein MNQRTLLITLTGPDRPGVTSRLFAVLSGFPVVVADVEQVVIRGRLTLGVLVAYAGDTPTGTGSTIGALWAAVERTAEDLGLHVELSTGSDPQEKRRRGRLHVTVLSAPLQPAAMAGIAGRIAAAGANIDRIERLSNYPVTCIELAVSGADPDTLRAELAAEAHTQQVDVAVQRAGLHRRAKRLIVMDVDSTLIQAEVIELLAAHAGCLDEVARVTEEAMRGELDFAESLRRRVALLEGLPEEIFEKVRKELVLTPGARTLVRTLKRLDYRFAIVSGGFTQLTDALVEDLGIDYSAANTLEVVDGVLTGRVVGEIVDRPGKARALERFALQAGIPISQTVAIGDGANDLDMIAAAGLGIAFNAKPVVRQAADTAVNVPYLDSILYLLGIPRAEVEAADAEDGVTVVER; encoded by the coding sequence ATGAACCAGCGCACGCTTCTGATCACGTTGACCGGCCCCGACCGACCGGGCGTCACCTCAAGGCTCTTCGCCGTCCTGTCCGGCTTCCCGGTCGTGGTCGCCGATGTCGAGCAGGTCGTCATCCGCGGTCGGCTCACCCTGGGCGTCCTCGTCGCATACGCGGGCGACACCCCGACCGGCACGGGCAGCACGATAGGCGCCCTGTGGGCCGCCGTCGAACGGACCGCCGAGGATCTGGGACTGCACGTCGAGCTGTCCACCGGCTCCGACCCGCAGGAGAAGCGGAGGCGCGGACGACTGCACGTCACCGTGCTCAGCGCGCCCCTGCAGCCCGCGGCGATGGCGGGCATCGCGGGCCGGATCGCGGCGGCCGGTGCCAACATCGACCGGATCGAGCGACTGTCCAACTACCCGGTCACCTGCATCGAGCTGGCCGTCTCCGGCGCCGACCCTGACACGCTCAGGGCCGAGCTGGCCGCCGAGGCGCACACGCAGCAGGTGGACGTGGCCGTGCAGCGGGCCGGCCTGCACCGCCGGGCCAAGCGGCTGATCGTGATGGACGTGGACTCCACGCTCATCCAGGCCGAGGTGATCGAGCTGCTGGCGGCGCACGCCGGCTGCCTGGACGAGGTGGCCCGGGTCACCGAGGAGGCGATGCGCGGCGAGCTCGACTTCGCCGAATCGCTGCGCCGCCGAGTCGCGCTGCTGGAGGGTCTCCCCGAGGAGATCTTCGAGAAGGTCCGCAAGGAGCTGGTGCTCACCCCCGGCGCCCGCACGCTGGTGCGGACGCTCAAGCGGCTCGACTACCGGTTCGCGATCGTCAGCGGCGGGTTCACCCAGCTCACCGACGCCCTCGTCGAGGATCTCGGCATCGACTACTCCGCGGCCAACACCCTGGAGGTCGTGGACGGCGTGCTCACCGGACGGGTCGTCGGCGAGATCGTCGACCGTCCAGGAAAGGCGCGGGCACTGGAGCGCTTCGCCCTCCAGGCGGGCATCCCGATCAGCCAGACCGTCGCCATCGGCGACGGCGCCAACGACCTGGACATGATCGCGGCGGCCGGCCTGGGCATCGCGTTCAACGCCAAGCCGGTGGTCCGCCAGGCCGCGGACACCGCGGTGAACGTGCCCTACCTCGACTCGATCCTCTACCTGCTCGGCATACCGCGCGCCGAGGTCGAGGCCGCCGACGCCGAGGACGGCGTCACCGTCGTGGAGCGATGA
- a CDS encoding GNAT family N-acetyltransferase: MTTIPVEPRVARYTVGLASTAAELREAQRLRHQVFAEEMGVRLDTPVTGLDVDPLDAYCDHLLVRRGDTGEVVGTYRLLAPRRADRLYSDSEFDLGALAPIRPDMVEAGRACVHADHRRGAVIGLMWAGIARYMLTGGYGWLAGCCSVPVADAAGLMDRLPLSPPEYRVIPHRPWRDGPSPERATVPSLLRGYVRLGAWVCGPPAHDADFGTADFFVLLSTAGLAPRHRRHFLGALT; this comes from the coding sequence ATGACGACCATCCCCGTAGAGCCCCGTGTGGCTCGCTACACGGTCGGGCTGGCCAGTACCGCCGCCGAGCTGCGCGAGGCCCAGCGCCTGCGCCACCAGGTGTTCGCCGAGGAGATGGGCGTTCGGCTGGACACCCCCGTCACCGGTCTGGACGTCGACCCGCTCGACGCCTACTGTGATCACCTGCTGGTACGGCGCGGCGACACGGGCGAGGTCGTCGGCACCTACCGGTTGCTCGCTCCCCGCCGGGCCGACCGGCTCTACTCCGACTCCGAGTTCGATCTCGGCGCGCTGGCCCCGATCCGGCCGGACATGGTCGAGGCGGGCCGGGCCTGCGTGCACGCCGACCACCGGCGCGGCGCGGTGATCGGGCTGATGTGGGCGGGGATCGCACGCTACATGCTCACCGGAGGGTACGGCTGGCTGGCCGGGTGCTGCTCGGTGCCGGTGGCCGACGCGGCCGGGCTCATGGACCGTCTGCCGCTTTCCCCGCCTGAGTATCGCGTCATCCCGCACCGCCCCTGGCGCGACGGCCCGAGCCCCGAGCGGGCCACGGTGCCTTCTCTGCTGCGGGGCTATGTCCGCCTGGGCGCGTGGGTCTGCGGCCCTCCCGCCCACGACGCCGACTTCGGCACGGCCGACTTCTTCGTCCTGCTCTCGACGGCCGGCCTGGCACCTCGCCACCGGCGGCACTTCCTCGGAGCCCTCACATGA
- a CDS encoding lysophospholipid acyltransferase family protein, whose protein sequence is MNPWLPVAPCMPATCLTRSAPGVSRLRRTLRLAAVVSMVLAGAVLAFTVRGCGVARRIRLTSAWSRLVLRALGIRVEVRRGFIFLAGSAAGLRVAPSVESAPLIVANHVSWLDPLVMAVVLPSRLLAKREVRGWPVVGGLVAGAGALFIDRERLSALPEAVGGVAAALREGRPVAAFPEGTTWCGREMGAFRPAVFQAALDAGAPVRPVALRYLDRDGAPASAAAYVGDDTLWSSICRVVAFRGLTVEVTLLPPVQAGDRRSLAWAAESSIASVVVAPSAHGIRVAA, encoded by the coding sequence ATGAACCCGTGGCTCCCGGTGGCGCCGTGCATGCCCGCCACCTGCCTCACGCGCTCCGCTCCCGGGGTGTCCCGGCTCCGCCGTACCCTGCGGCTGGCGGCCGTCGTCTCCATGGTCCTCGCCGGGGCGGTGCTCGCGTTCACCGTTCGGGGGTGCGGTGTGGCGCGTCGGATCCGGTTGACGAGCGCCTGGTCCCGGCTGGTGCTGCGGGCTCTCGGTATCCGGGTGGAGGTGCGACGGGGCTTCATCTTTCTGGCCGGTTCCGCCGCTGGACTCCGTGTGGCCCCCTCCGTCGAGTCGGCACCGCTGATCGTGGCCAACCACGTGTCGTGGCTGGATCCGCTCGTCATGGCCGTCGTGCTGCCGTCCCGCCTGCTGGCCAAACGCGAGGTCCGGGGCTGGCCGGTGGTCGGTGGGCTGGTGGCGGGGGCGGGCGCGCTGTTCATCGACAGGGAAAGGCTTTCGGCGCTGCCCGAGGCGGTCGGCGGGGTGGCCGCGGCCCTCCGGGAGGGCCGGCCGGTGGCGGCCTTCCCCGAGGGCACCACCTGGTGCGGCCGGGAGATGGGCGCCTTCCGGCCGGCCGTGTTCCAGGCGGCACTGGACGCCGGTGCTCCGGTGCGACCGGTGGCACTCCGGTACCTGGACCGGGACGGTGCCCCGGCGTCCGCGGCGGCCTACGTCGGTGACGACACCCTGTGGTCCTCGATCTGCCGGGTGGTCGCGTTCCGGGGACTGACGGTGGAGGTGACGTTGCTCCCTCCGGTCCAGGCCGGCGACCGCCGCTCCCTGGCCTGGGCGGCGGAGTCCTCGATCGCCTCCGTGGTGGTGGCCCCGTCCGCGCACGGCATCCGGGTCGCCGCCTGA
- a CDS encoding response regulator transcription factor, with translation MAELKVVLAEDHYLVREGTRRLLEASGEIDVVAAVGTADDLLDAARRLRPDVVMTDIRMPGSAGIVRAGMEGIDAAHRIRDASSDIGVVVLSQFSDAMFALDLFRDGTEGRAYLLKDRVGDIDELLGAIRSVAAGGSVIDPKVVEGLLARRGVSGNPPPAELTPRELDVLREMAHGLSNGGIARALHLSVSAIEKHVNSIFLKLALENSPDTHRRVAAVIAYLGPRRQVIPPRKGPDPG, from the coding sequence ATGGCTGAGCTCAAGGTCGTCCTGGCCGAGGACCACTATCTGGTGCGCGAGGGCACCCGCCGGCTCCTGGAGGCCTCCGGGGAGATCGATGTGGTGGCCGCCGTGGGCACCGCCGACGATCTGCTCGACGCCGCCCGGCGGCTCCGGCCCGACGTGGTGATGACCGACATCCGGATGCCCGGCTCGGCCGGGATCGTACGTGCGGGCATGGAGGGGATCGACGCCGCGCACCGGATCAGGGACGCCTCATCGGACATCGGCGTCGTGGTGCTCTCCCAGTTCTCCGACGCCATGTTCGCGCTGGACCTGTTCAGGGACGGCACCGAGGGGCGCGCCTACCTGCTCAAGGACCGGGTCGGGGACATCGACGAACTGCTCGGCGCGATCCGGTCGGTGGCCGCGGGCGGCTCGGTGATCGACCCCAAGGTGGTGGAGGGCCTGCTGGCCAGGCGCGGGGTGAGCGGCAACCCGCCACCCGCCGAGCTGACCCCCAGGGAGCTTGACGTGCTTCGGGAGATGGCTCACGGCCTGTCCAACGGCGGTATCGCCCGCGCCCTGCACCTGTCGGTCTCGGCGATCGAGAAACACGTCAACTCGATCTTCCTGAAACTGGCGCTGGAGAACAGCCCCGACACCCACCGCAGGGTCGCCGCCGTCATCGCCTACCTCGGGCCGCGGCGACAGGTGATCCCTCCGCGGAAGGGGCCCGACCCCGGGTGA
- a CDS encoding DUF11 domain-containing protein, whose amino-acid sequence MRHPIYKIAALALVAPLAGTMMLASPASAASAKAPAAVAKKADNPYSTFTVKATASTKVRPGGKITYTIKATNAGPYSSDPGSYFVVAYVPKNVDISAKGGSYWGPKKAQCAAEERIVVCAVDKKLEKGGSVSFGFEFKVKKDAKGTLKTALGVLAYDVPTGADTLSRDELERLGVKSWFFGKQHSTRVAR is encoded by the coding sequence ATGCGCCACCCGATCTACAAGATCGCTGCTCTCGCTCTCGTCGCTCCGCTCGCGGGCACGATGATGCTCGCTTCACCGGCCTCGGCTGCTTCCGCCAAGGCTCCCGCCGCGGTCGCGAAGAAGGCCGACAACCCCTACTCGACCTTCACCGTCAAGGCGACGGCCTCCACGAAGGTCCGTCCCGGCGGGAAGATCACCTACACCATCAAGGCGACGAACGCCGGCCCGTACAGCTCCGACCCCGGCTCCTACTTCGTCGTGGCCTACGTCCCCAAGAACGTCGACATCAGCGCCAAGGGGGGCTCCTACTGGGGGCCCAAGAAGGCCCAGTGCGCCGCCGAGGAGCGGATCGTGGTCTGCGCGGTCGACAAGAAGCTCGAAAAGGGCGGCTCCGTCTCGTTCGGTTTCGAGTTCAAGGTCAAGAAGGACGCCAAGGGCACGCTGAAGACCGCCCTCGGCGTGCTGGCCTACGACGTACCCACGGGCGCGGACACGCTGAGCCGGGATGAGCTCGAGCGCCTCGGCGTCAAGAGCTGGTTCTTCGGCAAGCAGCACAGCACGCGCGTCGCGCGCTAG